A window of Haliscomenobacter hydrossis DSM 1100 contains these coding sequences:
- a CDS encoding gliding motility-associated C-terminal domain-containing protein has product MNRYTIITICALSMPIALLAQRILNGNFEGAGLPCAYNLSNQAFTSTMPNVVGFGEKNELDILSAPCNYGSAVRGTHFVAMTVIAGLTDAIGLKLSEPLVPGQTYTLQFYEKIGKVVNGPARLSVGIASNPTSHGELLFTAFELHNDWTRHQFQFKPPTNGLYLTVILESAGEAWIFVDDFSLICPKIDLGNDTTYCAIENLNLKTERKFDSYLWSDGSTDAQLTVQDPGLYWLEGKLGGCTVRDSIEFLEKPLLCGCKLYFPEIFSPNSDNINDTWAPLTPCELGDYELLIFNRWGSLVFQSRQATTSWDGQQGDQDQPSGVYVYRIRYRFASNDGTLYQDKGLIQLLR; this is encoded by the coding sequence GTGAATCGATATACAATCATTACCATATGCGCATTGTCCATGCCTATTGCGCTGCTAGCCCAACGCATTCTCAATGGCAATTTTGAAGGCGCTGGCCTACCATGTGCCTATAACCTCAGCAATCAAGCTTTCACCTCCACCATGCCCAATGTGGTAGGTTTTGGTGAAAAAAATGAATTGGATATCCTATCAGCTCCCTGCAATTATGGCAGTGCGGTGCGGGGTACCCATTTCGTAGCCATGACGGTAATCGCCGGCCTCACCGATGCGATTGGCCTCAAACTATCAGAGCCCTTAGTACCTGGACAAACCTATACTTTACAGTTTTATGAAAAAATCGGGAAGGTGGTCAATGGCCCGGCGCGGTTGTCAGTAGGCATTGCCAGCAATCCGACTTCGCATGGTGAACTCCTCTTTACCGCTTTTGAACTCCACAATGATTGGACCCGGCACCAATTTCAATTCAAACCACCCACCAATGGCCTTTACCTTACCGTGATTTTGGAGAGTGCCGGGGAAGCCTGGATTTTTGTAGACGATTTTTCGCTGATTTGCCCCAAAATTGATTTGGGCAATGATACCACTTACTGCGCCATTGAAAACCTTAACCTGAAAACTGAGCGTAAATTTGACAGCTACCTCTGGAGTGATGGTTCTACCGATGCTCAATTGACGGTGCAAGATCCGGGCTTGTATTGGCTGGAAGGCAAACTGGGTGGTTGCACCGTCCGAGACAGCATTGAATTTTTGGAAAAACCACTGCTATGTGGGTGCAAATTGTACTTTCCGGAAATCTTTTCGCCCAACAGCGACAACATCAACGATACCTGGGCTCCCCTCACGCCTTGTGAATTGGGAGACTATGAATTGCTCATTTTTAACCGTTGGGGTAGTCTGGTCTTTCAAAGCAGGCAGGCCACTACATCTTGGGATGGGCAACAGGGTGATCAGGATCAACCCAGTGGAGTTTATGTGTACCGAATACGCTACCGCTTTGCATCGAATGATGGGACATTATACCAAGACAAAGGGCTCATCCAATTGCTGCGCTAG
- a CDS encoding purine-nucleoside phosphorylase — protein sequence MQLYDQIQEALAFLRSKTDFEPDFGIILGTGLSDLAQEIDRVAVFPYKEIPYFPVSTVESHKGELVFGYLAGRKVVAMAGRFHYYEGYTMQQITFPVRVMKFLGIQRLFISNAAGSVNQHIYAGDLIFLKDHINLQADNPLRGHNDERLGPRFPDMLHAYDRKLNARALEIARAQGVAAHEGVYLGLQGPNLETPAEYNFAHLMGADVVGMSTVPEVLVARHMDLPLLVVSIATNRCFPIEDIRETSLDDVVAVAKGAEKRLSGIIKALLAEL from the coding sequence ATGCAACTCTACGATCAAATCCAGGAAGCCTTGGCGTTCCTTCGTTCAAAGACTGACTTTGAACCTGATTTTGGCATCATCCTCGGTACTGGCTTGAGTGATTTAGCACAGGAAATCGATCGTGTAGCCGTTTTTCCTTATAAAGAAATTCCCTATTTTCCTGTCTCTACGGTGGAAAGCCATAAGGGGGAATTGGTATTTGGATACCTGGCAGGCCGCAAGGTGGTGGCCATGGCGGGCCGTTTTCACTATTACGAAGGCTACACCATGCAACAAATCACCTTCCCGGTACGGGTGATGAAATTCCTGGGCATTCAGCGCCTGTTCATCAGCAACGCAGCGGGCAGTGTGAACCAACACATTTACGCCGGAGATTTGATTTTTCTGAAAGACCACATCAACTTACAAGCAGACAATCCACTACGGGGACACAACGATGAGCGCCTGGGGCCTCGTTTTCCCGATATGCTGCACGCCTACGATCGAAAACTCAATGCCCGAGCGCTGGAGATTGCCCGGGCACAAGGGGTAGCTGCACACGAAGGTGTTTATTTGGGACTGCAAGGCCCCAATTTGGAGACCCCTGCGGAATACAATTTTGCTCACCTCATGGGCGCGGACGTAGTTGGCATGTCTACCGTACCCGAGGTATTGGTAGCCCGGCATATGGATTTACCCCTGCTTGTGGTAAGCATTGCCACCAACCGTTGTTTTCCCATTGAGGACATACGGGAAACCAGCCTCGACGATGTAGTCGCAGTGGCAAAGGGTGCAGAAAAACGCTTGTCGGGAATCATCAAAGCCCTTTTGGCAGAACTTTAG
- a CDS encoding DUF1800 domain-containing protein, with translation MSTIVNCAVGTLTAYLPNTSKPWNRRRVQHLYRRMGFGATPAEITAALKRNPNELVDALITEALNMPLPPAPAWANLEHKDYKNFDQEIGPQYIEWTTRWMRDMYKNGFREKLALFWHNHFVTQGETYVCPSYLYAYHKILQQNCLGDFKAFVKAIGTTPAMLIYLNGVQNTRFSPNENYARELYELFTLGRDNGYTQQDIVETARALTGWNGFTAICAPIGFNPIFFDPGNKTIFGKTAAYNYDTLHDLLFQERAEQISTHICRKIYRHFVHPEVDENIVQGLAKTFRDNKFQLVPVFRQLFKSEHFFDDEVMGTLIKSPLDLMISFFRQGGFAFEQQETTLGVVYLAGELGQQIFQPVDVAGWPGNRNWVNSATLTGRWASLDLGIYGLYTAEPESYRALAKVLSPKYDDPVLTARAIVDFWLPKGLYRDADYAQAVKTFKWEVPETYYTSGSWNLEWEYVPAQVALLIQYIARLPEFQLT, from the coding sequence ATGAGCACCATTGTCAACTGTGCAGTGGGAACCCTGACTGCCTATTTGCCAAACACGAGCAAGCCCTGGAACCGACGCCGGGTGCAACACCTCTACCGCCGTATGGGCTTTGGGGCCACCCCCGCCGAAATCACTGCGGCCTTGAAGCGCAACCCCAACGAACTGGTGGATGCACTGATCACCGAGGCGTTGAACATGCCGCTGCCACCCGCCCCCGCCTGGGCCAATCTGGAACACAAAGACTACAAGAATTTCGACCAGGAAATAGGGCCACAGTACATCGAGTGGACCACCCGCTGGATGCGCGACATGTACAAAAACGGGTTCCGGGAAAAACTTGCCTTGTTTTGGCACAACCATTTTGTCACGCAGGGTGAAACCTACGTTTGCCCTTCCTACTTATACGCCTACCACAAAATTTTACAGCAAAATTGCCTAGGGGACTTTAAGGCCTTTGTTAAAGCCATTGGCACTACCCCGGCCATGCTGATTTACCTCAACGGGGTACAAAACACCCGATTTTCACCCAACGAAAACTACGCCCGTGAGCTGTACGAGCTTTTTACCCTCGGGCGCGACAATGGCTATACCCAACAAGACATCGTAGAAACGGCCCGGGCCCTCACAGGTTGGAATGGCTTCACGGCCATTTGTGCCCCGATTGGTTTTAACCCCATTTTTTTTGATCCGGGCAACAAAACTATTTTTGGGAAAACGGCGGCGTACAATTACGATACCCTGCACGATTTGTTGTTTCAGGAGCGTGCGGAACAAATTTCAACGCACATCTGCCGCAAAATCTACCGACATTTTGTACATCCGGAGGTGGATGAAAACATTGTACAAGGCCTGGCCAAAACTTTCCGCGACAACAAGTTTCAATTGGTGCCGGTGTTCCGGCAACTTTTTAAAAGTGAGCATTTTTTTGATGATGAAGTGATGGGTACGCTCATCAAAAGTCCGCTTGATTTGATGATCAGCTTCTTCCGCCAGGGTGGTTTTGCCTTTGAGCAACAAGAGACAACCCTGGGGGTGGTGTATTTGGCCGGCGAATTGGGCCAGCAAATCTTCCAACCCGTAGATGTGGCCGGCTGGCCGGGCAACCGCAATTGGGTCAACAGTGCGACGCTGACTGGCCGTTGGGCATCACTGGATTTGGGCATCTATGGCCTGTACACTGCGGAACCAGAAAGCTACCGCGCTTTGGCCAAAGTCCTCAGTCCCAAATACGACGATCCCGTGCTTACTGCCCGGGCTATTGTTGATTTTTGGTTGCCCAAAGGGTTGTACCGCGATGCCGATTACGCCCAGGCGGTCAAAACCTTCAAATGGGAAGTGCCCGAAACGTACTACACCAGCGGTTCCTGGAACCTCGAATGGGAGTACGTCCCCGCACAGGTTGCCCTGTTGATACAATACATTGCCCGCTTGCCCGAATTCCAATTGACCTAA
- a CDS encoding DUF1501 domain-containing protein: MLKHKQGTSLQDPQAHALSHESWNRRTFLRMLGLSGAGSILLGSTPVTALASSQLATLLSAMEGERILVLIRLKGGNDGINTIIPVFDYSTYKSLRPGIAIPNNQIINLNPSFGIQNRMGALEKMWKDGDMKVIHNVGYPEQNLSHFRSSDIWATTSDAKVLESSGWLGRWLEDVNPDYLSKPPKMPPAIQIGGAGNLAFTNTKNDNMAVVVNDPEELARIAQSGRLYDPLDVPDCYYGEQLTYLRTLTNTTFTYAQGIETAYKAGKNTVEYPANLGAQLALVARLIKGGLGTRLYMVTLDGFDNHADQNNNHPALLENIAQSVSLFYQDLQTGGWADKVLAMTISEFGRRPEQNASQGTDHGAAAPLMLFGPGLNGNGFIGKNPNLKDLDEDGNLKFSTDFRQIYATVLENWLCIGSAEVDAVMGRRFDRLPTLGLQCSPATSTYNLQTRRLAMKVSTGQREVRVQYDLPESMAVQIRIVGITGQVLQEQNLGQRMSGEQQSNLRLKENILPGIYIVQILAGNRIGSEKAFLH; the protein is encoded by the coding sequence ATGCTCAAACATAAACAAGGTACTTCGCTGCAAGATCCCCAAGCGCATGCCCTTTCCCACGAATCCTGGAACCGCCGCACCTTTCTGCGCATGTTGGGCTTGAGTGGGGCTGGTTCCATTCTGCTCGGCAGCACTCCGGTGACCGCGTTGGCCAGTTCACAGCTGGCTACATTGCTCAGTGCTATGGAAGGTGAGCGTATTCTGGTGCTCATTCGCCTCAAAGGTGGGAATGACGGGATCAACACCATCATCCCCGTTTTTGATTACAGTACGTATAAAAGTTTGCGTCCGGGCATTGCCATTCCAAACAATCAAATCATCAACCTCAATCCTTCTTTTGGCATCCAAAACCGCATGGGGGCATTGGAAAAAATGTGGAAAGATGGGGACATGAAGGTGATACACAACGTGGGTTACCCCGAACAAAACCTTTCCCATTTCCGCTCTTCCGACATCTGGGCCACGACAAGCGATGCAAAAGTCCTGGAATCCAGCGGTTGGTTGGGACGTTGGCTGGAAGACGTCAATCCCGATTACCTGAGCAAGCCACCCAAAATGCCACCGGCGATTCAAATTGGTGGGGCAGGAAACCTCGCTTTCACCAACACCAAAAACGACAATATGGCGGTGGTGGTCAACGACCCGGAAGAATTGGCCAGAATTGCCCAAAGTGGCCGCTTGTACGACCCCCTCGACGTGCCGGATTGTTACTACGGTGAGCAACTTACGTATTTGCGCACCCTCACCAATACAACTTTTACTTACGCGCAGGGCATCGAAACTGCGTACAAAGCGGGCAAAAATACCGTCGAATATCCCGCCAATCTGGGTGCACAGCTGGCTCTGGTGGCTCGCTTGATCAAAGGAGGTTTGGGTACACGCCTCTACATGGTCACGTTGGATGGCTTTGACAACCACGCCGACCAAAACAACAACCACCCGGCGCTATTGGAAAACATCGCGCAATCGGTTAGTTTGTTTTACCAGGATTTACAAACGGGTGGCTGGGCTGATAAGGTACTCGCCATGACCATTTCCGAGTTTGGCCGCAGGCCCGAACAAAACGCTTCACAAGGTACCGACCATGGCGCAGCGGCGCCATTGATGCTGTTTGGACCGGGGCTCAACGGCAATGGTTTTATTGGCAAAAATCCCAATCTGAAGGACCTGGATGAGGATGGCAATTTGAAATTTTCGACCGATTTTCGGCAGATTTACGCCACAGTGCTGGAAAACTGGTTGTGTATTGGCAGTGCGGAAGTGGATGCCGTGATGGGGCGTCGGTTTGATCGCTTACCAACTTTGGGCCTGCAATGTTCACCTGCAACCAGCACCTACAACTTACAAACCCGCCGTTTGGCCATGAAGGTAAGTACCGGCCAGCGCGAGGTACGTGTCCAATATGATTTGCCTGAAAGTATGGCAGTACAAATCCGCATTGTTGGCATTACTGGACAGGTATTGCAGGAGCAAAACCTGGGGCAACGCATGTCTGGTGAACAGCAGAGCAATTTGCGTCTTAAGGAAAACATCCTCCCCGGCATCTACATCGTACAAATATTGGCTGGAAACCGGATCGGATCGGAGAAGGCATTTTTGCATTGA
- a CDS encoding GNAT family N-acetyltransferase → MQNIYLIREGTIAEVVGLSLLIPEFSAPYQEDEYTLRLQGVPSLILVAEHADRVVGFKVGYAKRAEIFYSWMGAVLPEYRQAGVAKALAQAQENWAKLHGFQFIQCKTRNRLKAMLHFALGNGFDIIGVEKREVVGEYRILLQKFL, encoded by the coding sequence ATGCAGAACATTTACCTGATCCGGGAAGGAACAATTGCTGAAGTAGTGGGTTTGAGCCTGCTTATTCCTGAATTCAGCGCACCGTACCAGGAGGACGAGTATACCCTGCGTTTGCAAGGGGTGCCATCCCTCATTTTGGTTGCCGAGCATGCTGATCGGGTGGTTGGATTTAAAGTTGGCTACGCCAAAAGAGCCGAAATTTTTTACTCCTGGATGGGTGCGGTATTGCCTGAATACCGTCAGGCCGGGGTGGCCAAGGCACTGGCGCAAGCCCAGGAAAATTGGGCGAAACTGCACGGCTTTCAATTCATTCAATGCAAAACCAGGAACCGCCTGAAGGCGATGTTGCATTTTGCCTTGGGCAATGGCTTTGATATCATTGGAGTGGAAAAAAGGGAGGTGGTAGGGGAGTATCGGATTTTGTTGCAGAAATTTCTCTAA
- a CDS encoding glycosyltransferase family 4 protein, translating to MELIIQCFLTAFILTYFAIPSIIRIALAKNLMDDPGERSSHEVSTPSLGGIAVFGGVIFAIIMWTPSPVFSQVQYLLGAFVIIFLIGAKDDIAPVSPDKKLLAQVFAATIIVVKSDVQLHSFHGLLGIHNAFHPLFYLFVSIFTILVLVNAFNLIDGIDGLAACIGALICGVLGCWFYLTGQIEYTAVAFASMGGILAFLRYNISPAQIFMGDTGSLLIGLICATLIVKFIDFNHNLPIDHAYRFNGAPAVAIGIMIIPIFDTLRVFITRMMRGTSPFRPDRRHIHHLLIDNGYSHMEATAILVFVNTAFILFVFTFHSMLNMHWLILIMGLVAGGLTYYLHKRVLAIRKIAKLQLNETT from the coding sequence ATGGAACTCATTATCCAATGCTTTCTCACGGCATTTATATTGACTTATTTTGCTATTCCATCCATTATCAGGATAGCGTTGGCAAAAAACCTGATGGATGATCCAGGAGAAAGAAGTTCGCATGAGGTAAGTACACCATCACTAGGAGGCATTGCTGTTTTTGGGGGAGTCATTTTTGCCATCATTATGTGGACCCCAAGTCCTGTTTTTTCCCAGGTTCAGTACTTGTTGGGGGCATTTGTGATTATTTTTCTGATTGGTGCCAAGGACGATATTGCTCCGGTATCTCCCGACAAAAAACTACTTGCCCAGGTATTCGCAGCTACCATTATCGTGGTCAAATCTGATGTTCAGCTCCATAGTTTTCATGGGCTATTGGGTATTCACAATGCGTTTCATCCGCTGTTCTACCTCTTTGTATCCATTTTCACCATCCTGGTTTTGGTCAATGCCTTCAACCTTATTGATGGCATAGATGGCCTGGCCGCTTGTATCGGTGCCTTGATTTGTGGAGTCTTGGGTTGCTGGTTTTATTTAACTGGCCAAATTGAATATACGGCAGTTGCCTTTGCCTCAATGGGTGGTATTTTGGCTTTTTTGCGCTACAACATTTCCCCTGCCCAAATTTTCATGGGCGATACAGGTTCCTTGCTCATTGGGTTAATTTGTGCTACCCTGATTGTCAAATTCATCGACTTCAATCATAACCTTCCCATTGATCACGCTTACCGCTTCAATGGCGCACCAGCTGTGGCGATTGGCATTATGATCATTCCCATTTTTGATACCCTGCGGGTGTTCATTACCAGAATGATGCGGGGTACCTCGCCATTCAGACCCGATCGGCGGCATATCCATCATCTGTTGATCGACAATGGATACAGCCACATGGAAGCTACTGCCATTTTGGTTTTTGTCAACACTGCTTTTATCTTGTTTGTGTTTACTTTTCATTCCATGCTCAATATGCATTGGCTTATTCTCATCATGGGTTTGGTCGCGGGTGGACTTACTTATTACCTACACAAACGGGTATTGGCCATTAGGAAGATTGCCAAACTTCAACTTAACGAAACGACATGA
- a CDS encoding isoprenyl transferase: MDLKQLIDTDRLPQHIAIIMDGNGRWAKQHGQPRVFGHRNGVKAVRETTEAAAELGVKYLTLYAFSTENWGRPKFEVDALMTLLVDTLHKEIATLNKNNIRLEAIGDLSKLPGSTHRALLDGIANTRTNTRMTLVLALNYSAKWEILEASRQMAALVKDGKMEIEDINEATFANALSTKGIPDPELLIRTSGENRLSNFLLWQLAYAEFYFTPTLWPDFHKEHFFQAIIDFQNRERRFGKIEEVKLKS, from the coding sequence ATGGACTTAAAACAACTGATTGATACTGACCGCTTGCCTCAGCACATTGCCATCATTATGGACGGTAATGGACGTTGGGCCAAGCAGCATGGGCAGCCAAGGGTGTTTGGGCATCGCAACGGAGTCAAAGCCGTTCGGGAAACGACCGAAGCAGCTGCGGAACTTGGTGTGAAATACTTGACGCTTTACGCTTTTTCTACGGAAAATTGGGGACGCCCCAAGTTTGAAGTGGATGCACTCATGACCTTATTGGTTGATACGTTGCACAAGGAAATTGCCACGCTTAATAAAAATAACATTCGCCTGGAAGCTATTGGCGACCTTAGTAAGTTACCTGGCAGTACTCACCGTGCGCTTTTGGATGGCATTGCCAATACCCGCACCAACACCCGCATGACGCTTGTATTGGCACTCAACTATAGTGCGAAGTGGGAGATATTGGAAGCAAGTCGTCAGATGGCTGCTTTGGTGAAAGACGGCAAAATGGAAATTGAAGACATCAATGAAGCAACCTTCGCCAATGCCCTTTCCACCAAAGGGATTCCTGATCCTGAATTGTTGATCCGGACGAGTGGAGAGAATCGATTGAGCAATTTTCTGCTCTGGCAATTGGCTTATGCTGAATTTTATTTTACCCCTACTTTATGGCCTGATTTTCACAAAGAACATTTCTTTCAGGCCATTATTGATTTTCAAAACCGCGAG
- a CDS encoding M3 family oligoendopeptidase — MKFEEFEYKRPDMVQLSSDFERLFAAFSQAGSFEQQQEIFHEINEIRVLFASMYNICHIRHTIDTRDAFYEAENDFFNQELPNFQAFNTELNNKLLASPYRDAFERQWGEQLFRIAELNRRTFAPEVLADLQEENRLSSEYVLIKAGAQIDFQGEKFNLSALLPHELSADRATRQSASEAKWSFFAGHAGEVESIFDQLVKTRHGIAQKLGYPNFTSLGYDRLTRSDYTAEQVVGFREEIAKHIVPLASRLYERQQKRLNLDKLYYYDEEFRFASGNPKPQGPPSWIVQQAQHMYREMSEETDEFFTLMQEAHLMDLENKDGKATGGYCTYIEQYRTPYIFSNFNGTSGDVDVLTHECGHAFQVFSSRDIGLSDYKWPTYEACEIHSMSMEFFAWPWMNLFFGPQADKYKFMHLSNAIYFLPYGSAIDEFQHIVYANPEMSPAERNQVWSNLEKKYLPQRNYGDNAFLKNGGYWQRQGHVFTTPFYYIDYVLAQICAFQYWKWDQQDHASAWESYVRLCKAGGSKSFLELVDLAGINSPFQKGCVEAVAQEISNWLESIDDSRF; from the coding sequence ATGAAATTTGAAGAGTTTGAATATAAGCGGCCAGATATGGTGCAACTCTCTTCTGATTTTGAGCGCTTATTTGCAGCGTTTAGTCAGGCAGGCTCCTTTGAGCAACAACAGGAGATTTTCCACGAAATCAATGAGATCCGGGTATTGTTCGCCAGCATGTACAACATCTGCCACATCCGGCATACCATCGATACCCGTGATGCCTTTTACGAAGCCGAGAATGATTTCTTCAACCAGGAACTCCCGAATTTTCAGGCGTTCAATACCGAATTGAACAATAAGTTATTGGCTTCTCCTTATCGCGATGCCTTTGAACGCCAATGGGGAGAACAGCTTTTCAGGATAGCGGAACTCAACCGCCGTACTTTTGCGCCAGAAGTACTTGCCGATCTTCAGGAAGAAAATCGGCTGAGTAGTGAGTACGTGCTCATCAAAGCAGGAGCCCAAATTGATTTCCAGGGAGAAAAATTCAACTTATCGGCACTTTTGCCCCATGAGTTGTCTGCGGACCGGGCTACCCGCCAATCCGCCAGTGAAGCAAAATGGTCCTTTTTCGCAGGGCACGCAGGAGAGGTTGAAAGCATTTTTGATCAATTGGTCAAAACCCGGCATGGTATTGCCCAGAAGCTCGGTTATCCGAATTTTACCAGTCTGGGTTACGACAGATTGACCCGTTCGGATTATACTGCGGAACAAGTTGTTGGTTTCCGCGAGGAAATCGCCAAACACATCGTACCCCTGGCCAGCCGCTTGTACGAGCGGCAACAAAAACGCCTCAACCTGGATAAGTTGTACTATTACGATGAAGAGTTTCGCTTTGCATCCGGCAACCCCAAACCTCAAGGGCCCCCTTCCTGGATCGTGCAGCAAGCCCAACACATGTACCGTGAAATGTCGGAGGAAACCGATGAGTTTTTCACCTTGATGCAAGAGGCACACCTCATGGATCTGGAGAACAAAGACGGCAAAGCCACCGGAGGTTACTGCACCTATATCGAACAATACCGCACGCCTTATATTTTTTCCAACTTCAATGGTACCAGTGGAGACGTGGACGTACTCACCCATGAGTGTGGTCATGCCTTTCAGGTATTTAGCAGCCGGGACATCGGCCTGAGTGATTACAAATGGCCCACCTACGAAGCCTGTGAAATCCATTCCATGAGCATGGAGTTTTTTGCCTGGCCCTGGATGAATTTATTTTTTGGCCCACAGGCTGATAAATACAAATTCATGCATTTGTCCAATGCCATTTACTTTTTGCCCTATGGCAGCGCAATTGATGAATTTCAGCATATCGTGTACGCCAATCCGGAGATGAGCCCTGCCGAGCGCAACCAGGTATGGTCAAATTTGGAAAAGAAATACTTGCCTCAACGAAATTATGGCGACAATGCTTTCTTAAAGAATGGTGGCTATTGGCAGAGGCAAGGGCATGTATTTACTACCCCATTTTACTATATCGATTACGTACTCGCCCAAATTTGTGCCTTTCAGTATTGGAAATGGGATCAGCAGGATCATGCCAGTGCCTGGGAAAGCTACGTAAGACTGTGCAAAGCGGGAGGCAGCAAGTCCTTCCTGGAATTGGTGGATCTGGCTGGAATCAATTCACCCTTCCAGAAAGGCTGTGTAGAGGCCGTAGCTCAGGAAATATCCAATTGGTTAGAAAGTATTGACGATTCCCGTTTTTGA
- a CDS encoding helix-turn-helix domain-containing protein — MENLFGQRLTSARKMAGLSLQNLADKMENAVTRQALNKYEKGEMMPGSTVLIRLSKALNVTVDFFFSEPDQKVELQSIEFRKKISRLSKTAEVAVIEKARAFLERYLELEHLLQLSIPVSKFQYETPVRNAADAEAAAEALRKQWNLGYDPIPSVIEMLEDQGFKVLEVEADDAFDGLKALVQGHRIIVLNKRHNAVRKRFTALHELAHHSLSFAAQLEEKDVERLCHTFASAVLYPAEMARTEMAQERFHFFLQELELIKERWGISIAALFPRALHLGIINANTYRRLNTNYRIKGYHRDEPGDFWGKERPRRFIQLLYRAIGQEVISINHAAHLAEMNLGEFRDKLEQLA, encoded by the coding sequence ATGGAAAATCTATTTGGTCAACGGCTTACGAGTGCCCGGAAAATGGCAGGATTGTCGCTACAAAATTTAGCCGACAAAATGGAGAATGCCGTGACCCGACAAGCCCTCAACAAATACGAAAAAGGGGAAATGATGCCGGGCAGCACGGTACTCATCCGTTTGTCCAAGGCGTTGAATGTCACGGTGGATTTCTTTTTTTCTGAACCCGACCAAAAAGTTGAACTCCAAAGTATTGAGTTCCGCAAAAAAATATCTCGCCTAAGCAAAACGGCAGAAGTCGCCGTGATTGAAAAAGCCCGCGCCTTTTTGGAAAGATACCTGGAATTGGAGCATTTGTTGCAACTATCCATTCCGGTCAGCAAGTTTCAATACGAAACTCCAGTGCGCAACGCTGCGGATGCCGAAGCTGCTGCCGAAGCATTGCGCAAACAGTGGAACCTGGGCTATGACCCCATCCCCAGCGTGATCGAAATGCTCGAAGACCAGGGCTTTAAAGTACTTGAAGTAGAGGCCGATGATGCCTTTGATGGGTTAAAAGCATTGGTGCAAGGGCATCGCATCATCGTGCTCAACAAAAGGCACAACGCGGTACGCAAACGTTTTACGGCACTACATGAATTGGCGCACCACAGCCTATCTTTTGCTGCACAGCTAGAAGAAAAAGACGTTGAAAGACTTTGCCATACTTTCGCCTCCGCCGTACTCTATCCCGCCGAAATGGCGCGGACGGAAATGGCTCAGGAGCGTTTTCACTTCTTTTTGCAGGAATTGGAACTGATCAAAGAACGTTGGGGCATCTCCATTGCGGCTTTGTTTCCCCGGGCCTTACACCTGGGCATCATCAATGCCAACACCTACCGTCGGCTCAATACCAATTACCGCATTAAAGGTTATCATCGGGATGAACCCGGTGATTTTTGGGGAAAAGAACGGCCCCGGCGCTTCATCCAACTCTTGTACCGAGCCATCGGGCAAGAGGTCATTTCGATCAATCACGCCGCCCATTTGGCTGAAATGAATTTGGGCGAATTTCGGGACAAACTTGAACAGTTGGCATGA